Proteins encoded within one genomic window of Synechococcus sp. PCC 7335:
- a CDS encoding YHS domain-containing (seleno)protein — MKILNRPIPSQLANRSAKKPLTSRSLILGVLGLAIAVTACTSSPTVEQSSADGSPTTETTASTTKTYAKDGVAIGGADPVAYFTEEAYVPGSADYTHEWQGVTWQFSSEENRDLFAENPEQYAPEYGGFCAWAVAAKNSLVPIDPNAWSVVDDKLYLNANQKVQADWTEDIPGFIAKADDNWPALSQ; from the coding sequence ATGAAGATCTTAAACAGACCTATTCCTTCTCAATTAGCTAATCGCTCCGCTAAAAAGCCTCTAACAAGCAGATCTTTGATCTTAGGCGTACTAGGATTGGCGATCGCGGTAACCGCCTGTACCAGCAGCCCAACTGTAGAACAGAGCAGTGCGGACGGCTCACCAACCACAGAAACGACGGCCTCAACGACGAAGACCTATGCCAAAGACGGTGTTGCCATTGGCGGTGCTGACCCGGTTGCCTACTTTACTGAGGAGGCGTATGTTCCTGGTAGTGCTGATTACACGCATGAATGGCAAGGCGTAACCTGGCAGTTTTCTAGTGAGGAAAACCGCGATCTATTTGCTGAAAATCCTGAGCAGTACGCTCCTGAATATGGGGGCTTTTGCGCCTGGGCAGTGGCAGCAAAAAATTCGCTGGTTCCAATCGATCCAAACGCTTGGAGCGTCGTTGATGACAAGCTGTATTTAAACGCGAATCAAAAGGTACAAGCTGACTGGACGGAAGATATTCCAGGATTTATTGCAAAAGCAGACGACAATTGGCCAGCGTTGTCTCAGTAA
- a CDS encoding DMT family transporter — MRISDVLELLLLSALWGGSFLFMRIAAPVLGPVWLIECRVLLAGLALLPLLLRSPAWSVIRPSLVPLFIVGSINSALPFLFLAFASLSLPAGYTSIVNATTPLFGTLIAATWFQEKLTIARTIGLLLGFAGVVVLIGLQPMTITPTIIGSIAAGLMAAMMYAIAAPYTKRHLSGIPPLIIAPVSQLSAAIALLPLLPFTAPNAIPSIKVMLAVLVLALFSTSLAYLLYFRLIQNIGASKALTVAYLVPIFAVLWGTIFLHETLTVAIVLGCCLILLGTAVANGLLFSSRH, encoded by the coding sequence ATGCGGATTTCAGATGTCCTTGAGCTGCTGTTGCTATCTGCTTTGTGGGGTGGTTCGTTCTTATTTATGCGGATAGCTGCGCCTGTATTAGGTCCAGTTTGGCTGATCGAATGCCGGGTGCTATTAGCTGGCTTAGCGCTACTACCTTTGCTATTACGATCGCCCGCATGGTCGGTGATTCGTCCGAGTCTGGTGCCCTTGTTCATCGTGGGCAGTATCAACTCGGCCTTGCCCTTCCTGTTTCTAGCTTTTGCCTCGCTCTCATTGCCGGCGGGCTATACCTCTATTGTGAACGCGACGACTCCTCTGTTTGGTACGTTGATAGCAGCAACCTGGTTCCAGGAAAAACTAACTATTGCTCGAACTATAGGACTGCTTTTAGGGTTTGCTGGCGTCGTTGTGTTGATTGGACTACAGCCGATGACGATAACGCCCACGATAATCGGCTCGATTGCGGCGGGTCTGATGGCCGCGATGATGTATGCGATCGCAGCTCCCTACACCAAGCGTCACCTTTCAGGCATACCCCCTCTGATTATTGCGCCAGTTAGTCAACTGAGTGCTGCTATAGCACTGCTGCCTTTGTTACCTTTTACAGCGCCCAATGCTATTCCTTCGATCAAGGTGATGCTGGCCGTTCTTGTCCTTGCCCTCTTTTCTACTTCGCTAGCTTATCTGCTGTACTTTCGTCTGATTCAAAATATCGGAGCGTCTAAAGCGCTGACTGTGGCTTATTTAGTTCCCATCTTTGCGGTGCTGTGGGGAACGATCTTCTTACACGAAACCCTTACCGTTGCAATCGTTCTAGGATGCTGTCTAATTTTGTTAGGAACTGCTGTTGCTAATGGACTGCTGTTTTCTTCTCGACACTAG
- a CDS encoding methylated-DNA--[protein]-cysteine S-methyltransferase → MSLPRLNLEDDLLDHYQTVAAAIAFIRQHQAKQPDLSAVAQHVGLSEYHFQKLFTHWAGISPKRFLQYLTIEQAKASIARTNSLLELSTNLGLSGPSRLHDLFVSIEAMSPGEYKNGGKGLEIHYGSHATLFGPVAIATTNRGICSLHFQDGSELDAEKLLSSTWPSARLVEDPKQTQALCDRIFSPAMAQSHQPLTLLVKGTNFQLQVWRALLQIPSGSLTTYKTIAEMIERPKAVRAVGTAIGKNPIGYLIPCHRVIRGSGEVGGYRWGSDRKQAILGWEAAQSNR, encoded by the coding sequence ATGAGTCTACCTAGACTTAATTTAGAAGATGACCTGTTAGACCATTACCAGACGGTTGCAGCGGCGATCGCTTTTATCCGACAGCATCAGGCTAAGCAGCCAGATTTATCGGCGGTTGCTCAGCATGTCGGACTAAGTGAGTATCACTTTCAAAAGCTCTTCACTCACTGGGCGGGTATCAGCCCAAAACGGTTTTTACAGTATTTAACGATCGAGCAAGCCAAAGCTAGTATCGCGCGAACAAATAGCCTACTAGAGCTCAGTACAAATCTTGGGCTTTCCGGTCCTAGCCGCCTGCACGATCTGTTTGTTTCTATAGAGGCGATGTCGCCGGGTGAATACAAGAACGGCGGTAAAGGACTAGAGATTCACTATGGTTCGCACGCTACTTTATTTGGACCTGTGGCGATCGCAACCACAAACAGAGGCATTTGTTCGCTCCACTTTCAAGACGGCAGTGAGCTAGATGCGGAAAAGTTACTTAGCAGCACTTGGCCTAGCGCTCGGTTAGTAGAGGACCCGAAGCAGACGCAAGCGCTGTGCGATCGCATCTTTTCGCCAGCGATGGCTCAATCGCATCAGCCTCTAACCCTGCTGGTCAAAGGAACCAACTTTCAGCTTCAGGTTTGGCGAGCATTGTTGCAGATTCCATCAGGGAGTCTGACGACTTACAAAACGATCGCTGAGATGATTGAGCGACCAAAAGCCGTTAGAGCGGTTGGCACTGCCATTGGCAAGAACCCGATCGGCTATCTGATTCCTTGTCACCGTGTCATTCGCGGCTCAGGGGAAGTAGGGGGCTATCGTTGGGGAAGCGATCGCAAGCAGGCTATTTTGGGTTGGGAAGCAGCTCAATCTAATCGCTGA
- the clpP gene encoding ATP-dependent Clp endopeptidase proteolytic subunit ClpP has product MIPTVIEQSGRGERAFDIYSRLLRERIIFLHGQVTADSMNLIVAQMLFLEAEDPEKDIYLYINSPGGSVSAGLGLYDTMNHIRPDVATICMGLAASMGAFLLSAGAKGKRMILPNGRVMIHQPSGGAQGQATDIEIQAKEILYLKTMLNEALAKHTGQPLEKIKEDTERDFFMSPQEAMEYGLVDQVIDRHAVGSRPEPVN; this is encoded by the coding sequence ATGATTCCAACCGTTATTGAGCAGTCGGGTCGCGGCGAGCGCGCTTTCGACATCTATTCACGCTTGCTCAGAGAGCGCATTATCTTCTTACATGGTCAGGTCACTGCCGACTCGATGAACCTGATCGTTGCTCAGATGCTTTTCCTAGAAGCTGAAGACCCAGAAAAGGATATCTATCTCTATATCAACTCACCTGGTGGTTCTGTCTCTGCGGGCTTGGGCCTATACGACACGATGAATCATATCCGCCCAGACGTGGCCACGATCTGTATGGGCTTAGCAGCTAGTATGGGCGCTTTTCTGCTTAGCGCGGGCGCCAAAGGTAAGCGGATGATTTTGCCCAATGGGCGCGTGATGATTCATCAACCGTCGGGTGGTGCGCAGGGACAGGCGACTGATATTGAGATTCAGGCCAAAGAGATCTTGTATCTAAAGACGATGCTGAACGAGGCGCTAGCTAAGCATACAGGTCAGCCGTTGGAAAAGATTAAAGAAGACACTGAGCGTGACTTCTTTATGTCTCCTCAAGAAGCGATGGAATATGGCTTAGTCGATCAGGTAATCGACCGTCACGCTGTGGGTAGTCGCCCCGAGCCTGTGAATTAG
- a CDS encoding SDR family oxidoreductase, with amino-acid sequence MSHVFLAGASRGVGREVAKQLTAKGHQVVALLRSQDAQEALSEMNITTEIGDALDADAVKAAMSPHNVDVVISTIGGVPGMEARDRPDYLGNKDLIDAAAKAKRFILISSIGSGDSAIALPPNVLDTLGPVLKEKAQAEDYLVNSGLDYTVIRPGGLISEPATGHEILSTDVSIAGSITRAGVARLVVACMESDRARNQILSAIDLSMQRTEGAIDTFEL; translated from the coding sequence ATGTCACATGTTTTTCTAGCTGGAGCCAGCCGAGGGGTTGGCCGTGAAGTTGCTAAGCAGTTAACCGCTAAAGGGCATCAGGTGGTGGCACTTCTAAGAAGCCAGGATGCTCAAGAAGCGCTATCAGAGATGAACATCACTACCGAAATTGGAGATGCCTTAGACGCGGACGCTGTAAAAGCAGCGATGAGTCCTCATAACGTTGATGTGGTGATCAGCACGATAGGTGGCGTTCCTGGTATGGAGGCTCGTGATCGCCCTGACTATCTTGGCAACAAAGATTTGATTGACGCTGCTGCCAAGGCTAAACGCTTTATCTTGATTAGCTCTATCGGCAGTGGTGATAGTGCGATCGCGCTCCCGCCAAACGTACTAGATACCCTCGGCCCTGTACTCAAAGAAAAAGCTCAGGCGGAAGATTATCTGGTTAACAGCGGATTGGACTACACTGTGATTCGTCCTGGCGGGCTGATATCAGAACCTGCGACTGGCCATGAGATTTTGAGCACCGACGTGTCTATAGCTGGATCGATTACAAGAGCTGGAGTTGCTCGGCTCGTAGTCGCCTGTATGGAGAGCGATCGCGCTAGAAACCAAATTCTTTCTGCCATCGATCTATCTATGCAGCGCACTGAAGGCGCGATTGATACTTTTGAGCTATAG
- the petN gene encoding cytochrome b6-f complex subunit PetN, giving the protein MDILTLGWVSLFACFTFSISMVVWGRNGF; this is encoded by the coding sequence ATGGACATCTTGACACTTGGCTGGGTTTCTTTGTTTGCCTGCTTTACCTTCTCGATTTCTATGGTTGTTTGGGGTCGCAACGGTTTCTAG
- a CDS encoding 16S rRNA (cytosine(967)-C(5))-methyltransferase, with protein MVFAASGNSLSEPKVTPKIAKSKTAKPKTARQIAFEALRAIDQGAFADVVIDRKLKGTQTGTQLGIQLSSQDKGLVTELVYGSVRRRRTLDALIDQFGKRPASKQHRDLLQILRLGFYQLRYLDHVPVHAVVDTTVQLAKSQRLGKLSGVVNAMLRQYAREAMPAANVIADPLKLPEERTRRLGILHSYPDWIIDVWRSMLPDDQVEALCEYFNRSPYLELRINLQRQSLSAAIALFADAGIEALPIEGVPSALRLTTHAGAVTQLPGYAEGWWAVQDSSAQLVSYLLDPQPGEVIIDACAAPGGKSLHIAELMRNEGTVWSCDRTSSRTKKIQQNIDRLGATIVRPIMGDSRNQPTFLGQGDRVLLDVPCSGLGTLNRHADARWRQTPDSVDSLVTLQQEILMHASTWVKPGGVLVYATCTLHPQENEAQIKTFLSQNAGWTIEAPPPSFGIEPTEAGWIKVWPHIQHMDGFFIVKLRRATT; from the coding sequence GTGGTGTTCGCGGCAAGCGGCAATAGTTTGAGTGAGCCTAAAGTCACCCCCAAAATAGCTAAGTCTAAAACAGCTAAGCCTAAAACAGCCAGGCAGATCGCCTTTGAAGCGCTTCGAGCGATTGACCAGGGCGCTTTTGCTGATGTTGTTATAGATCGCAAACTTAAAGGTACCCAGACCGGCACTCAACTGGGTATTCAGCTTAGCTCTCAAGACAAAGGACTCGTTACTGAACTAGTATATGGCAGCGTCCGTAGACGGAGGACGCTAGATGCGCTAATCGATCAGTTCGGCAAGCGCCCTGCTTCAAAACAACATCGCGACCTACTGCAGATTCTTCGCCTAGGCTTCTATCAGCTCCGCTATCTAGACCATGTGCCCGTTCATGCGGTTGTTGATACAACTGTACAGCTAGCAAAGTCTCAACGCCTCGGTAAGCTAAGCGGTGTGGTCAACGCTATGCTGCGTCAATACGCCCGTGAAGCGATGCCTGCTGCGAACGTTATTGCTGATCCGCTAAAGCTTCCAGAAGAGCGCACTCGGCGCTTAGGCATTCTACATAGCTATCCAGATTGGATTATCGATGTTTGGCGCTCTATGCTACCAGATGATCAGGTGGAGGCGTTGTGTGAGTATTTCAATCGGTCGCCCTATCTAGAGCTAAGGATTAATCTTCAGCGGCAGTCTTTATCAGCAGCGATCGCCCTCTTTGCCGACGCTGGTATCGAGGCGCTGCCCATAGAAGGCGTTCCCTCCGCGCTCAGACTGACCACACACGCGGGTGCGGTGACTCAGCTGCCGGGCTATGCAGAAGGCTGGTGGGCGGTTCAAGATAGCAGTGCTCAGCTAGTGAGCTATCTATTAGACCCGCAGCCAGGAGAGGTCATTATTGATGCCTGTGCTGCGCCGGGAGGAAAAAGTCTGCATATTGCAGAGCTGATGAGGAATGAAGGAACCGTCTGGAGCTGCGATCGCACCTCATCACGCACAAAAAAAATTCAGCAAAATATTGACCGTCTTGGCGCTACGATCGTCCGTCCGATCATGGGCGATAGCCGCAATCAACCTACCTTTTTGGGTCAGGGCGATCGCGTCCTCCTAGATGTTCCATGTTCCGGGCTAGGTACGCTGAATCGTCATGCGGATGCCCGCTGGCGACAGACGCCGGACTCGGTTGACTCTCTAGTCACTCTGCAGCAAGAGATATTGATGCACGCTTCAACCTGGGTAAAACCTGGCGGTGTCTTGGTTTATGCTACCTGCACGCTACATCCACAAGAAAACGAAGCCCAGATCAAAACGTTTCTTTCCCAGAACGCAGGTTGGACGATTGAGGCGCCGCCCCCTTCGTTTGGAATCGAACCTACTGAAGCAGGCTGGATTAAAGTGTGGCCCCACATTCAGCATATGGACGGCTTTTTCATAGTGAAGCTGCGCCGCGCCACCACATAA
- a CDS encoding YdcF family protein: MFFLSKLLPLFVYPVGLSSLLMMLGLVWLWRHPRRASGAIALALFILFFSSNPIVSNKLLSSLEWRYFPPDPVPTADAIVVLGGATVPAIAPRPWVEVSEAGDRILYAARLYNQGRAPKLILSGGRVQWRGGSDESEADDMKAFAMAMNVPEADIILEETSLNTRQNAVNVKKILAAQSIDSVLLVTSAVHMPRSVAIFQKLDIDVIPAPTDYLVTTPSDESGEITIEGRILSLLPRAEATGRFTRAMKEYVGFVIYRLRGWA; the protein is encoded by the coding sequence ATGTTTTTCCTGTCTAAGCTGCTTCCTCTGTTTGTTTATCCTGTGGGGCTTAGTAGCTTGTTGATGATGCTAGGGCTAGTCTGGCTGTGGCGTCATCCTCGGCGGGCCTCGGGCGCGATCGCGCTTGCCTTATTTATCCTTTTCTTCAGCAGCAACCCTATCGTCAGCAACAAACTGCTCAGTTCATTAGAGTGGCGCTACTTTCCACCCGACCCAGTGCCCACAGCCGATGCGATTGTGGTATTGGGTGGAGCGACTGTACCAGCGATCGCACCACGGCCTTGGGTAGAAGTCTCAGAAGCAGGCGATCGCATTCTCTATGCCGCTAGACTTTACAATCAGGGTCGAGCGCCAAAGTTAATCCTCAGCGGCGGCCGGGTGCAGTGGCGTGGCGGCAGTGATGAGTCTGAAGCAGACGATATGAAAGCGTTTGCGATGGCAATGAACGTACCTGAAGCAGACATCATTTTGGAGGAGACTTCACTCAACACCCGGCAAAATGCAGTGAACGTCAAAAAGATTCTAGCCGCGCAATCAATCGACTCTGTGTTGCTAGTCACTTCTGCAGTGCATATGCCCCGCTCTGTCGCCATCTTTCAAAAGCTCGATATTGACGTCATTCCAGCTCCCACAGATTATCTCGTTACAACGCCCTCAGATGAGTCGGGGGAGATTACGATTGAAGGGCGGATTCTGTCTTTGCTACCCCGAGCTGAAGCGACTGGGCGGTTCACAAGGGCGATGAAAGAATATGTAGGGTTTGTAATTTATCGACTTCGAGGCTGGGCATGA
- a CDS encoding AAA family ATPase: MCGLSGSGKSTTANQLVKLASAIRLRSDAVRKHLAGIGLHEKGSDEIYTAAMTNKTYTRLIDLGVQLAARGYRVILDAKFDRQAKRTEAIAKAAAQDLPLTFLHCTAPPEVLKARVEQRCGDIADATATILAKQSMEPFDPTDPVVVVDTTKPIAEIQQQLCRVFDSLLEWDQGQKKS; this comes from the coding sequence ATGTGTGGGCTATCGGGCTCAGGTAAAAGCACGACAGCTAATCAGCTAGTAAAGCTAGCCAGTGCTATTCGTCTGCGCTCGGATGCGGTGCGTAAACATCTCGCAGGAATTGGCTTGCATGAGAAAGGCAGCGATGAGATCTATACCGCTGCGATGACGAATAAGACATACACTCGGCTCATCGATCTAGGTGTGCAGCTAGCAGCCCGGGGCTATCGGGTGATATTGGATGCAAAGTTTGATAGACAGGCAAAAAGGACAGAGGCGATCGCCAAAGCGGCTGCTCAAGATCTCCCGCTCACTTTCTTGCACTGCACCGCGCCGCCTGAGGTCTTGAAAGCGCGGGTAGAACAGCGGTGTGGCGATATTGCCGACGCGACTGCGACAATCCTAGCAAAGCAGTCTATGGAACCTTTCGACCCAACAGATCCGGTAGTAGTAGTTGATACGACCAAGCCAATCGCTGAGATTCAGCAGCAACTGTGCCGTGTCTTCGATTCACTTTTGGAATGGGATCAGGGCCAGAAAAAAAGCTGA
- a CDS encoding 50S ribosomal protein L25/general stress protein Ctc — protein MDLSIECAQRAPEDKPKRLRREGTLPAVLYGHDGANSLPLKLSNYDAEALLRKASVNKSVITVNVPDVPWSGKVILREVQKHPWKNKLHHLSFFSIASQSEIEVSMPINFVGDAVGVTDEGGTLDTVMTEIQLKCPPDAIPQSLDVDVSELKIGDALHVGEIKLPKGTSVTVEPSLLVVSVLAPRTAAAVEAASGEVPEATPTETLNVEEDINTAN, from the coding sequence ATGGATCTATCAATTGAATGCGCTCAGCGCGCGCCGGAAGACAAGCCCAAAAGACTTCGTAGAGAAGGCACACTACCCGCCGTCCTATACGGACATGATGGGGCCAACTCTCTTCCGTTGAAGCTCAGCAACTACGACGCTGAAGCCCTTTTGCGCAAAGCCTCGGTAAATAAGTCAGTGATTACCGTTAACGTACCTGATGTGCCCTGGAGCGGCAAAGTGATTTTGCGCGAGGTACAAAAGCATCCTTGGAAAAATAAGCTTCACCACCTCAGCTTTTTCTCAATTGCTTCGCAGTCAGAAATTGAAGTTAGTATGCCAATCAACTTCGTTGGGGACGCGGTTGGTGTGACTGACGAAGGCGGTACGCTTGATACCGTGATGACTGAAATCCAGCTAAAGTGTCCACCTGATGCGATCCCTCAGTCGCTAGATGTAGATGTTTCTGAGCTGAAGATCGGCGATGCGCTACATGTCGGTGAAATTAAGTTGCCCAAAGGTACATCCGTGACAGTAGAACCTAGCCTGTTGGTAGTATCAGTGCTAGCACCTCGTACTGCCGCCGCGGTTGAAGCAGCCTCAGGAGAGGTGCCTGAAGCAACGCCGACAGAAACACTCAATGTTGAAGAAGACATCAACACAGCTAATTGA
- a CDS encoding adenylosuccinate synthase — MANVIVIGAQWGDEGKGKITDLLSKSADVVVRYQGGVNAGHTVVVDDQTFKLHLIPSGILYPDTECIIGSGTVIDPKELIAELDKVEALNVSSKNLFISQSAHVTMPYHRLIDQAAEEQRGSKKIGTTKRGIGPTYADKSERTGIRMIDLMDANGFAEQLKWTIDAKNIVLEKLYDLEPLNLESVLEEYLGYADRLRSHITDSSLRIYNAAQQKKNILFEGAQGTLLDLDHGTYPYVTSSNPVAGGACIGSGVGPTAIDRVIGVAKAYTTRVGEGPFPTELDDEVGSMICEVGAEFGTTTGRRRRCGWFDGVVGRYAVRINGLDCLAVTKLDVLDGLEEIKVCVAYELDGDRCTDLPSNAQQFARCKPIYETLPGWKQSTEHCRSLEDLPEAALDYLEFLAKLIEAPIAIVSLGASRDQTIIVEDPIHGPKRALLKEHTSAFGKVA; from the coding sequence TTGGCTAACGTTATTGTTATTGGCGCTCAATGGGGCGATGAAGGTAAAGGCAAGATCACAGATTTGCTCAGCAAATCAGCAGATGTGGTGGTGCGCTATCAGGGCGGCGTCAACGCTGGCCATACTGTTGTCGTTGACGATCAGACCTTCAAACTGCATTTGATCCCATCGGGTATTCTCTATCCTGATACCGAATGCATCATCGGTAGCGGTACGGTCATTGACCCCAAAGAGCTGATTGCAGAATTAGACAAAGTAGAAGCGCTAAATGTTTCTTCTAAGAATCTATTTATCTCTCAAAGTGCCCATGTGACTATGCCCTACCACCGTCTGATTGATCAGGCGGCGGAAGAACAGCGCGGCAGTAAAAAAATTGGGACGACAAAGCGAGGGATTGGTCCAACCTACGCAGACAAGTCTGAACGTACGGGCATTCGAATGATCGATCTAATGGATGCCAATGGGTTTGCTGAACAGCTCAAATGGACGATTGACGCCAAAAATATCGTGCTAGAGAAGCTCTATGATCTAGAGCCCCTGAACCTAGAGTCAGTATTAGAAGAGTACTTAGGCTATGCAGATCGGTTGCGATCGCACATCACGGACAGTTCTCTAAGGATCTACAATGCCGCTCAGCAAAAGAAGAATATTCTCTTTGAAGGTGCTCAAGGCACGTTACTAGATCTAGATCATGGCACCTATCCCTATGTCACCTCATCTAATCCGGTAGCAGGTGGAGCCTGCATTGGATCAGGGGTGGGGCCGACCGCGATTGATCGCGTCATTGGCGTAGCCAAGGCCTACACGACCCGCGTTGGTGAAGGACCCTTTCCTACTGAGCTAGACGATGAAGTCGGCAGTATGATCTGCGAAGTCGGGGCCGAGTTTGGTACAACCACAGGCCGCCGCCGTCGCTGTGGCTGGTTTGATGGGGTGGTTGGTCGCTATGCCGTTCGGATCAATGGGTTAGATTGTCTGGCCGTAACCAAGCTCGATGTGCTCGATGGTCTAGAAGAAATCAAGGTTTGCGTTGCCTATGAGCTAGATGGCGATCGCTGCACCGATTTACCTAGCAACGCGCAGCAGTTTGCAAGGTGTAAGCCAATCTATGAAACCTTACCCGGCTGGAAGCAGTCCACTGAGCACTGCCGTAGCCTAGAAGATCTGCCAGAGGCTGCTTTAGACTATCTGGAATTTCTAGCCAAGCTGATCGAAGCACCCATTGCGATCGTGTCTTTGGGCGCGAGTCGCGATCAGACCATCATTGTCGAAGATCCTATCCATGGGCCAAAGCGGGCACTACTCAAAGAGCATACCAGTGCCTTTGGCAAAGTCGCCTAA
- a CDS encoding DUF4168 domain-containing protein, translating into MSVFFSLNRIFFYPSDIRGKDSYRFTQAISTSLKAPLLSLLNLFVVLLLVGSVVLTFPSSSLSAPLVTIGAAAQPSADKLDQFARAYVQILQLLSDRQSELPEDETSPTALAVQQSIETDTIEIIQASGLKLSEYMEILNAASQDETLQHEIFGISAE; encoded by the coding sequence ATGTCCGTTTTTTTCAGTCTTAATAGAATATTCTTTTATCCATCGGATATTCGAGGGAAAGACTCATATCGCTTTACCCAAGCCATCAGTACAAGCCTCAAAGCTCCACTACTATCGCTACTCAATCTCTTTGTCGTTCTACTACTAGTAGGCTCAGTAGTGCTTACTTTCCCAAGCAGCAGCCTGTCGGCGCCACTAGTCACTATAGGCGCGGCGGCACAGCCATCCGCAGACAAACTCGATCAGTTTGCTAGAGCCTACGTTCAAATTTTGCAGCTCCTAAGCGATCGCCAATCCGAACTACCCGAAGATGAGACTAGCCCTACCGCTCTAGCAGTCCAGCAGTCTATCGAGACCGATACGATTGAGATCATCCAGGCTAGCGGACTCAAGCTGTCTGAATACATGGAGATTCTAAACGCTGCGAGTCAAGATGAAACCTTACAGCACGAAATCTTTGGTATATCCGCTGAATGA
- a CDS encoding LuxR C-terminal-related transcriptional regulator — MTGSPAPEIDSQNLTDEVIESAQHDLSKRELEIVELVAAGLTNQEISQRLEISKRTVDNHVSNILSKTAAGNRVALVRWALQSGKVCIDELNCCRLPDAPV; from the coding sequence ATGACAGGCAGCCCAGCCCCCGAAATCGACAGTCAAAATTTAACCGACGAGGTCATAGAAAGTGCTCAGCATGACTTGTCTAAGCGGGAGCTAGAGATTGTGGAGCTAGTAGCAGCAGGACTAACCAACCAAGAAATTTCTCAGCGGCTAGAAATTAGCAAGCGCACCGTCGACAATCATGTGAGCAACATTCTGAGTAAGACAGCAGCTGGCAATCGAGTTGCCTTAGTGCGCTGGGCCTTACAGTCTGGCAAAGTATGCATCGACGAGCTGAACTGCTGCCGTCTACCAGATGCTCCTGTCTAG